In Pyrus communis chromosome 15, drPyrComm1.1, whole genome shotgun sequence, the genomic stretch atccaacggctacaaacagaaggtctctctaaaaattataataattgtagccctttgatcaaaattcaacaaCCCGTGTTAGTAGATCATGAGAATTCCCACCATTTACTTAGGAGGGGATCCAATGGACGTGTGAAAGAGAAAGATGTTGCAAAATCCAAATTGGGGTCCTCTCATATCCTGAAGTTGATTTTGTATTGGGAACTTGATTTTATTGacaattttacacaaacacTATATACACATTATAGTATAGTTTTCAACTTTTCAAATATTAATGGCTcgtttaaaagtacttttaaataactaaaatcacttttagagaaaatattttcaggatttatttgcatttttactaataatttgttccaaaaatattcttactaaaaacgcttttagccattttaaaaatatttccaaatgagctttaaaactattttattaaACCCCCTAATAATCAAGTGCATGTAGATGTTGAAACATGTTAGATTTCACTTTCAAAAGATTACTTGATTAAACCATTTGGTGCTTTTAGATTTACAAGCAAAAGAAgacaagaaaatgaatgatttggTCCCAAAGCGTCTCCCTATCTATGTGCAATTATAGGGGTTAAACAACACATTGCACGCCATGCAAATTGAATATATAGTTAGAGAGATGAACAATTCAATCAAGGGACATGAAAGAAAGAAGATAGATGATAAGTTGGGCAAATATTTGATGGGTCACAGAGGTGAATGAGAGACACAAATTAGCCTAATGCAGATAGCACACTTTGTGGTGGGAAAGTGTACAAAGCAAAGcattatatttttctatttggaaAAGTCATAAGCTCATGAATGTTTCCAACTATTAGGGTACAAAAATTGAAGCACACAAGACAATGGCATGCACCTAACCCTAGCTAGTTAAGTGGTGGAGGGATTTTGGCATGTGAAATCGTCACAAGTGCAGAGAAAGTTGTACACTACAACATGGCTAGCTACATTGAAAGATTTTGCGTGTGAACAAACCTTTTTGTTATCTTGTAACAATCTAATTCTACCAAAAAatggtggagagagagagagagagagagagagagagagagagagagagagagagagagagggaaagtcATGATTTGcttggggagagagagaccaCAAAAGAACCCGCTAAAGAGATAGAAAATGGAAGATTTGTTTAGGCTTTTAGTTCATGgaacttctctttctctctagagTGGGATGGTGATTGTGAAAAAGATGGTTTTGGGATCCCAACTTTGCAGCAGCAGCATTTGCAACAAAACCTACACAAAGTAGGAAAAAGACCCACGAGTGAAGCCTTCTGTTTCATTTGCATGTGGAAACCCACTAATATACACtaaacgtgtgtgtgtgtgtatacacacacatatacatatatatatatatatatatattgtgactgtgtgtatatgtgtatatatacataaaatGGGGTGTCCCTTATTTCCCTCCCTCAAAAGTCGTTTCATTTATTTCCTCCAATCTTATTGGATGCTTGTATAAATAAGTAGCAATTGCATTTGCCTTCCTCATCCTCCCAATTTTCTTGCCTACCGCGTATGGTTTTTGGCTATCTTTTAGACCCTTTTTTCTTAAATCTTTTGCAGCATGCATGCTCATGTTAGGGTGCTCCATCTGTTAGAATTTCCTACACATTTAGCAATGGACCAGAACGAATAGTGACCCGCTTAGCCATCCCACGTAAAAGTTTGTATGAGAGAAGCATTTTTTGCCTACTTTGATGTTTAATGATGATACCCAATTTAACCCCAACAATAGagttttataaagaaaattgtttgtgGTTTGTTTTTGAAACGGTAGGGAATCAAATTTGAGTGACTTgttcaatgttttaaaaggcaaaGGCGCAAGCAAGGTGATTTTGTTAGCCCCGCCTAGGCCAAGACCTTGAAGCGTGAGGCTAAGCCTTACTGGATTTAAATAACTGGGGACTACTATGGGTTATTAAAAATTGGGAGACTATTGTaggttattaaaaaaaaaaatgacttggccaaaacgacatgaagaagaaaaccttttttttttttttttttttgacaaacaatagtatctacactaaaatGGTAAGGAaactatcgtttgttcaaaaaagctttcttagaaagaaaaaaaaaaaaaaaaaaaaaaggttctctTCCCTGTCGTGGTCGTCTTCTTCGTGAAACGTCGCCACACAATAACAATTATAAAGTAAAGGATAGAGCCCTTTGATTTCGATTCCGATCATTGATGGATCTAGGAACACCCAATCAACCGCCTCAAGCACACCTTGACCACATCTAAGCAAGTTTTCGCCTACTCCCACTGGGTAGAGGTGTTATCGCTCCTGCTCCGTCTCCAAAGCCACCTAGGTGCGCCTCGGGGTGTGTTTTTAAAAACATTGGACTTGTTGCATATAAAGAGTTAAGTAATGTTCAAATGTCAATAGTCATTCCTTCTTACAGACAAATCAGAATTTGAGCGATTTATTATGTGTAAGGAACCAAACAATATTAAAAATACAAACACTCATTCcagaaatacaaaaacaaagaaagtcaAAATAATAGTTTCCCACCCAAAAGCTACTTTACCATATTCtaaattcaatgtttttaaTAAACTCCCTGCTTAGTAGGTTACGAGTAAATCAAACCCcaaaaagggcaaaaaaatGGTAATGCAAagattttgaataaaaattcaatttaagcTTACAAGACcaattatttcttaaattcATATATTTCCATGAGGTAGTTTGGGCCTCATAGAAATGCAAAGGCAACACAATTCACCATTCGAGCCCCAAAGCCTAATTCCAATAGAAGGATTAATTTTGTCAACCATACAGTATATAGATAATATGATTAGCAAAATGGAAATTccgaagaaaacaaaaataaagcaCCAGCACCTCGAGGATTTACAAAAGCATAGCAACAGAATTTCAGCAACAATGGACTCAAAATATCGGGATCATAAACAGTGACCCGGACTCCATCAAGGTTTCCTTCCGGCAGTGAATCATCTCCGCCATCAGTGCTGCCGCCAGAATGCCAAAATCAACTTTCAACCATTGGTTCAGGGTCAGAAGATGGTTCCGCGAGAGATGGCTGTAGGAGAGATCTGTTGGATTGGCGTACAGAATTGAAAAGAATGTCCTTGATAACCTGAGCAAAGACAAATAAGAGCAACTGTGTTAATTAAGGACAAATTGGACGTTGCTATAAGAATCCACTGCACCAGCAAACAGAGGATATATGAGGATTGGCACGGCCAGGGGTTACCTGTGACATCAGACCATGCACCTGCTCGACAGTTATCTTTGCACTGTCCCGAGTAATTTTGGCAAGTTGGGATTCTTCCTGCAAATTCATGAAGCCATTCAAATTCAACTACTGCCAATATAGGTAAGCAGCGTGAATGATGGTTAAATATTAACAAGATTCTTATTATGTAACATTCTTCTCTAAATCACAAATCTCTCCTGCACATGAATGAAATCACCCAGGCATGCATTCTAACATTACCTGGATCTAAAATGCCTATCGATAAGGGGGCAAGTGGGACCCACATAGAAAGGATAGCAGAAGAAAAGCTGTGGGTACTATAATTCTAAACAGTTGAATTTGTTGAacaaaaacgtttttttttaaCGAGTGGCAGGCAAACGAGTTGAATTTCCATATAGCATGATATCCAGTGGCTGCTAAATTTTAAAACAGAGGCCAATGTTCCAGAGAAGATTCAAAAGtgctatatttttgttttcctgGTTTCtttaggaaaaataaataaatacaaaaacttaaaaactgtTTCAAAGCTGAGAACAAGAATCAAGAATACAAGAAACAACACAAAGGCAAGTCCACATGATTCTCAGACTAGGCAAATAATTTGGTTCTttatccttttgtttttcttcttaatatcTACAGAACTAGGTATACATATATTTATCAGTTTGGTTTcatgaaagagagagaatagaACTCAATGAAAAGGGAGAATGACACTATGTTCACACATCAAGTTTGCATGTAAATCCACTCATAGACATATAGAATGACGAATTTTATAAATGTGTATTTTGCATAGACTAGATGAATATAAGGAGTGGCACTGGAATCCATATCACCTTCCTGCCCTAACCTTCtctatgtgtatatatatatgagtaaCAGATTTCACTTAGCAGTTATACTTGTATGGTCCAAATCCATTTAAAAGATAGCTCTTCTAAATCAAATCAGCGATATAGAGGGAAATGGGAAGAGAGACTtacctctctctttctttgtgGGGGTGTTATTAATGGCCCAAAGCGAGAATGAGCCAAATGATTCTCTGCTTGCTCTAGCTTTTCAGCTGGCATGATTCAAAGAACACGACTTAATATTCAGTAAATAATCTAAGATATACGGAAAATACTTGAATAGGAAATATGGACAGGTAAGAAAGTACCTAGATCAGAAATTTGTCCAGCAACATAGTCTCCATTACCCAATAAAGGTGAGGAAGAAAGAGTATTCACCCAATACTTGTTCCAGAGCAAATCCAAGAGGTGAGTGTCAAGAGAAGACTTGAAATAAGTGATATCCAGAGAATAATACTGCATACACAAATACAAAAGAAGTTTCAGATAATAACAAACCAAAGTTCCGCAAAAGAACTCTAGGATAATAACATCACACCTGTTTACAGTGAACACCAAAGTCCTCAATTTTGTTCAGAGGAATGGTCTGATACTCGGAGACAGGATCGTCTGGAGGCTTATATCCATCTGGGTACGTCCTGAATGCACCAATGTCAACTTTTCCAGCAGACACAGTTCGAGTTGGATCAATAACAACAGCCAAAAAGGGCTCCTGATATTGCTGGTTAAGCATCTGCGTCGAAACATCAATACCCGAAAGCCAGCATCCATAACCCGGATGAGAATGGTACCACCCAACCACATTCTCCAACCGCCCCGCCTAGGCAATAAAACACTCAGTAAGCAGATTACCTTGCACAAATAGAACTAATACATGGACTCCAATACAAGAATCCTACtccacaaattaacaaaaacgAAATTTGAGAAACTATGTCTTAACACAAACCCCACTAAGAAACCTAGCAAATTCAATTTCTCAGCAACTATGTAAGAAAAGAGCAGCAACTCGATGACGCAATAGCCCAACAACAACAGCAATTAGGGTTTATGAAAGCCCAAAAGTTCATGccttaaacattgaaaaacacaaataatttgaaaaaaaaatctaaaaaatcaCATACCTGCTTATTGGTTTGGGAATATTCCACCATATACTCATAGGCATCAGCCTGAGCATTAACCCTAGTCTCAGTCCCTTCAACAGGCAAAGCAAAAGCGTCCATGACGATAATGGCGTCGCCGTCGGTCTTGCCCTGCATGAGGCCCATAACCTCGATTGTCCCGCCGGACCGGGCGTGCACAACCATCTTCAAGAGCGCGAGGGCGGAGATCTTGACGCGCTTGAAGTAGTGGGGGTCGTTGGCCCAGGGCTTCTCCTGCTGGAACTTGGCCTGAGCCGCCTCGTCGTAGTAGAATATGGCGTCGGCCGTCGGGTCCGCCTTCGGCTTCGCCACGCTCGGCGGCGTGTCCATGGGGATTATGTTGTTCTCGAGCTCCCATGTCTGCTGGGCTATTTGCGCGTCCATGGTGTTTGCGAAAATGTCTCTGGGAGACACTACTGCGTCCTTTGATGTTAATATACGACTCTGACCGTGCGAGTAATTAAGCGAAGTCGATTTCtactaagaaaataaataaatcgcCATTGGGCTGCCTTTTGTGTTTTCAGGGCTCCTTCGGAGAAGAGAAAGCCCAAGGAgcaaaaaatagttttttttttttttttttaaagatcgatattatattttaaactaGGGTGCAACTTGGCCGGGTTGGTCAGATTAGATGGTCAACCAATCCTAACCCAACATTCGGGTGTGGGTGGGGTTCAGGTTCATGTAGGTTTATTCGAGTTCGACTTTAAATTAGGTTGGAGCTTACTTAGATTGGGTTCGGGTTTACCCAACTTTATCGAGTTCAATCCTACAACAccttattttataaaatgtttcaaattttcatcaaaCAACATCAATATATATTAGATCCCGGCAATATCAGCCACTATAAAATTGCCTACAAGGAGGAACAAAATCATTACAATTAGCGAGCCATGCAAATGTAAGGATCACTCAACATGAGAAAATTTGGAGAGCTGTTACAACACATCGTGCAAACTCAAACAGGCGGTTTTCACAATTCCAATCAATTAGGAACATTCTCTACAACTTTTTAAGTCTAGCTAAACGTGGACAACGACCCGTGGCGTAAATACCTGACAGTAATTCCTACCCTGTTCCTGTTGACATGGAACCCGAACAAAACGAAACACATTTGCCAAATTACATAAGTTAGTATACAATAAATTACACTGTAAGGTACAGAAACCACAATTCTGTGTCATTTGCCCCGCGACCTGCCTCTCCTGTTGGATCTAGTTGGTCTCTTTCCCTTCTGCTTCTCCACAACAATGTCAGTCTTGGCTACCGGGCTTGGCTGGGTCAGCTCCTGTGATAACTCATTGGGCATACTAGAGCTGTTTTGGGAGCCACTGGCAACGAAATCTTTGTCCTTCGTGACATCAATATAATTTTCAATCAGTTCGTGGACCTCAAAAGTAGCTTCATTCAAATGTGCACCATCGTTTTCCTTTGCGGCACCAATATCGTTTCCGTTTTTGCTGGTGACCTCGCCAGTAGGTTCATTCAAAAACTCACGGTTATCATTTAAAGTGAGATCTGCAGCTGCAATCTCATGACTCGAGCTGACTGGATTATTTTCCCCATTGAGCACGGCGTTTTCTTCTGTGCCCAACTGTGCAGACAAACTGAAACGAAGAAAGGCAATGCAATAAGATTATGCAGATAATGCAGCGCCAAAACAATGACATCAACAACCGCTTACTCAGCTACTGAAGAACGGAAACCATTTGTGGTATAAGCACTTCTTGATGCAGTCGCTTCTGTTGTCAAGCACGTTACATCGTCTAATTTTGAATCTGAAACTGAAAAGTAAATAGAATATAAATACGAACGCCTGATGCACAACCAAAATGCCTAGTCAAATGTCAACTGCTATCCACAACTGAACTTCAAAGATTTATGAATGGCATTTTTCAGACTCGATAAATTATTCAGTACAAAATAGAACTGCGTTATCCAAGCTACATACATGGTGTTCTATCCCAATAAAACAATGATATAACTGGAATTGTATTACTTGCTGACACAATATGGTGAGAGTATTATGCATGACACGTCAAGTAAAATAGTTTTAGGTGATAGGTTGATAGCACATATAATCCATTGGAAACGAAGACCAAGTGAGATGAACATGTCCTCCCACAGTATCTAATTTTTTGAGTAAGTCAACCTGGATAAAGTGTTGACATTCAGAGTTTAAAGCACATCAACAATGATATACTACCGAACAGTAAAGACACAGTTCACACTAGTTATTCAGCCAGACAAACAAAATTTCTTTGCTACATATACATATTAGTACAATACATTTGAATGCCGAAATGGCCAGCACAATATCAAACATATAACCTGTACGATAACAACACAAATGTGTATGCTTATATAACCCACACAACGACAGGGTCGAAAAGTTCACCTTGTATGGTTGAATTTTGTTGTTCAGACCCATTAGTGTCCTTATGTCCATCAAAATCACCAGCACCAGCATCACTGTGACGTACAAGGGGAATTGAATGTGATAAACCAAACAAATATCGAGGGTacaaaatggaaaaataaaggaggaggaggggaagAGGGGGGAGGAGAGGGGGAGGGGGGGAAGGTGAAGGAAAGATCAAAATCACCGACCCAAACTGTACAGAATGGGAGTTAGGCGCAGCTTGGCCCTTGTATCAGACATGCTCAACAATAGTAGTTTCTAAGTTACTACAAGAATATGAGGATGCTAGGAAGATGAAATATCAACTATTTCttgtaatttttaagtttttatttagaACTGCTCCTCAAACACAGGAGCTATGGTATTCGGAGACAAAGAGTAGATGTTGCCTGACAAGTATTGCCGTGTCTTATCATGCTGAGGTCAGATGACACCCTTAAGTAAACTACAAGTTGACATGCATAAACAACAATTTTAGGTTAACCACAAGCTGATATTTGAAGAATCATAAGCTTGCTTTCAAATGGTACCTGTAATCTAATAACGATTTTTGGGTATgcattgaataattttttaagaAGCTATAAGAATTAGTTGACAGAAGTTTTCTTGGCTAAATAAGAAACAATTCCGTGAAGGAGCAAACCTGGGAGCAGTCTTGATATCTTCAGATGCCTCGAGTCGTTGTCCAGAGCTTAACATCTCTTCTAAGGCATTCTGAGAACCTATTTGATGGACAAACTTAAGTGAGTAAAAGATGAATTAAAGTATAGTATACTCATACATATGCATTAATATGAATGTCCAAAGGAAGAAGATAAAAGTGAAAATTACAAGAAGCATCACCCTTGCCACCCATAGAAGCGGCATCTGAATCcttcacaaaaagaaaagaaaaggttatAACAAGACAGCTGGTAGCACAATCTTTATCAGacttaaagaaaaaataaataaaccataTGTTAGTAGTCAGGTTGCAACAAAATGATACATATGCATAAACAGTTGTGATTTTCTTCAGAACTGATAATTACCGGAAGTGGCAAATCTTTCTGCAATCCATATTGTGTCTTCTCCGAAACTGAGAAAGCAGAAGATGGGTTATTTCctgtaatttattttccttaacTCTAAAAATTTATAGGGGAGTGTTACTGGCATTCCAAAGCAGTCATCTTACACTACtctttcattcatttttctaTAAACTCATTTTCGTTGAAGTGTTTTTGGAAATTGTTgaattaagaaattttttaattggttgactgaaaagaaagagaatccCTAGTGTCTTCCCCAAAACTATACGAGCAGAAGATAAGGTCCCACATGTtagttttattatatttaatttccaTATATTCTAGAAGTTCAAGGCAAGTGTTATTGGAACTCCAAAATAGTCATTTTGCACCACTGTTCTACGATTATTCTCCTTTCATTAATATCATCTTCATAGTAGTATTAATGGAAATTGTATCAATAAATTCTgagattaaaataattaa encodes the following:
- the LOC137717237 gene encoding COP9 signalosome complex subunit 5a-like, coding for MDAQIAQQTWELENNIIPMDTPPSVAKPKADPTADAIFYYDEAAQAKFQQEKPWANDPHYFKRVKISALALLKMVVHARSGGTIEVMGLMQGKTDGDAIIVMDAFALPVEGTETRVNAQADAYEYMVEYSQTNKQAGRLENVVGWYHSHPGYGCWLSGIDVSTQMLNQQYQEPFLAVVIDPTRTVSAGKVDIGAFRTYPDGYKPPDDPVSEYQTIPLNKIEDFGVHCKQYYSLDITYFKSSLDTHLLDLLWNKYWVNTLSSSPLLGNGDYVAGQISDLAEKLEQAENHLAHSRFGPLITPPQRKREEESQLAKITRDSAKITVEQVHGLMSQVIKDILFNSVRQSNRSLLQPSLAEPSSDPEPMVES